The Pseudoalteromonas rubra nucleotide sequence ATACTTTGCCGTGACGACAATATTTTGCGCCGAAACACGCGCATATGCTTTCGCAATGAAAGACGGCACATTCTTGATGGTGTATTTTGCTTTGGCGTTAAACCCAAAACCGTTAACGTTTGCCAGGATCTCTCCATTACCATTTGCCGAGAGTTTAGTAGAGAGGTTCCCAGTCAAGTCCGTATTGGTATATCTGTGCTCTACCAAACCGGTGGCGTTGTTTCGCAGCTCCTGATCCAGCTTAGTATGCAACTCGCTCTTCAACTGGTTGCGCATCGCAACCTGTTTTGACAGAACACGGTAAACGGAATTATGTAAATCAGGCGACACCCGCACACATTTCGTTGAGTTACCCGCTTTGATCCAGACCCTTTGAACGGTCTCATATTGTACATAGCGGTCCATGTTCAGACCAATCATTAAGTCATCACATTCACCAGGCATAGATGCCTGCGCATTTGCAGCAAACAAACCACTCAATACCAGAGGTAAAACGAACTTAGTAACTTTCACACATTTCTCCTTAATTGTTTAATTGCAGTACAAGTTCACACAAACGGTACAATGTTAACGCGAAATTAACCAGTTAAATTGAGGTTACATTTAAATAATTTTTTTGTGACTGTAAAGCCAGCGGTACACTAATGGATTTTCTGCAACTTTGCCATTGTATTTCCTTACACATGATTCAAAGCCAAACATAGGAACTATTTCCATAACAATATCTTGCTCTTATTGAGGGATAAATAGATTAGGCGATCACTGCCAACATCATCTAACTTGTTTCACTAAAAAGCACATTGCAATTATTCTCATACGCGACACAGAATGAAACAACACAGTAATCATTCAAAAAGACTGACTAAACATGATGATCAATATTGTGAATATCAGAGAGACAACTTGCACATGAGGTGACTTTGCCGGATGAGTAGCGTTTAAAGGGTAGCAAAGCAATACCTTAACGAGTGATTAAACGGACTATCAGACATGACTCACCGCATTAGCAGCTCCCTTAGCTGCCAACATGTACTTCTTTGGACATTGTTTTGGCATTTAGCCATCGGATTCATCAGGTGATATGGCAACTCAGGTATTTGTTGAGTTGCCATATATATTCGCCCGACTATCAGAAATCGGGGAACAGGTTACACGCTGTATCGGCGTATATATAACAGGGGTTTTGGAATACCTTGTTACTCATACTGATGGAAAAGTCGCCGGACAGGTCAACATAGAACGACGCACCATCCATCTTTTGTACAGAAGAAGACATCTTGATGTACTTACCTGGCAGCAAGCTGGTCAGTCTGTTTTTCACAGACACGCCCAATGAACCAAATTTGTCATCCGGAATTGCCTTGTCCAGTGAGAACATAGCCTTACTCCAGCCGTTGGTCTTTGAATTCAGGTAGTCTTCAATCTTGTCGCGGATCACGCCTTCAACTCGGCTATTGATGAAATTACTCAGCACAGGGACACTGATACCAAAGATCCTGGAATCAACATCCACATCTAAATGGAGCGGATCAACTTTAAGGTCATAGGCCTCACCTTTCACAAAGTCATATTTTGCGTTAACAGAAATACGCTCAACCTTAACCGTTGCGTAGGCGCTCGCAATCATTGAAGGGACATTTTTCAGGGTATATTTTGCTTTGGCGTAAAACCCGAAGCCATTCACATTGGCGAGGATCTCACCATTGTGATTGGCCGTCAGGGTTGTAGACAGGCCACCTTTTAGTTCAAAGTTGGTGTATCTGTGTCTGAGTGAGCTGTTAATGCCATTTTTCAACTCCTCATCCAGCCTGGTTCTGAGTTCCGTCTCCAACTGGTTGCGCAGTGAGCGCTGTCGGGCAAGTACATCATAAACAGGATTGTGAAGATCTGGCGACATGCGTACGCACTTTGACTGACTACCAGCACTGATCCAGAGTCTTTGTACTTCTTCTGATTCATGATAGCGGTTCATTTGAGAAGTGATCATAAAATCATCACACTCTCCGGGCGCTGATGCCTTGGTATCAGTTACATAAGAGGCAGCAAGGCTACTAACGAGTAGAGGTAAAACGAACTTAACGACTTTCACTGTCATTCTCCTTATATCATTTGTGATTTGAGTTCGAAGAAATGGTACACAGCGAAAAATCGCGCAACAATTGAAAACAGGGACAAAAAAGCTCAAGTTTCATCAAGAAACATAAAATTAGCCATATCTTGTAACAGATTTTGCTTTCTTGTCACCGCATTTAAGCTTAACCCTATGATTTATAAGAATAGAAAAAGAAAATGTGAGACACTGCTGCATAGCGAAATAAATGCAGCAGCCAACCCTCAATTGTAATCTATGCCCTTGAAATCCGTTAAAACACCGAAGCAGTAGGCTGCTTTGCTGTCAGGGTAAAGCGCTGCGTTAACCCTAGGCGCTTATATTTAGCACGCATGGCTAGCTGCTTTTCGTTGTTTTTGCCGTACAAGCCATTGTGAAATCGCAGCTCTTGCTTGTGATCAACGCCAACAAATTTACCCATCACCACGATTTGATCAATTTCGCCCTGGTCGCCATGGTGTGCGGTTTGAGGTGACAGCATCAAACCTTCGATGTGCTTTTGAGTCTCTCCCTGGGTCATAAAAACCTGCGCCTGAATAGCTTTAAAAAGCGTATTATGAGCCTGTTTAAACTCCTCGACGGACAAATGGCCATTCTTATCGGTATCCGCCTTTGGGAAACTCGACGGGTCGATGGCCACTACCAGGTAGGCACCCGACTCGTCAAAGTTCAGTGTGCCCTGCTCGGCCACCATTAAATGTGCATGGGCTGCGCTGATTAATGAAAGGCCAACAGCCATCAGTAACCCTGTGATGAAATTGTGCATGCTTAAACCTCCGGTGACTACAGCTGACCTTTGACACAACGCTGAAAATACGGGTAAGTATCGGTGGCATAGTAATGATAGATCCCCTGAGGGAACTCAGGTGTTACGCCATAACGGCCATTACATTCATCCAGGTCACCACTGCCTGCAACGTATTCCCAATCCTGTGCAAACGTCCCTAAGGCGTAAACTGATGTGGCTGGCCGACTACTGCTGACGTTTTGTACCAGCTGATAGCTGCCCGTCATCACCTTTAACGCCGACCCAGCGTCCTGTGCATCGCTGTAACCGTAGCGGGCATAAATGGGAAAGCCGTCAGCCGCCCAGCCAATCAAGGTCATACTGGACTCTGAACCACCACGCATCGCAATAAACCCTTCCGGCATTCCGTGATAATGATATGAACCATTAGGCTGAACATGGGCATTGTTATCATCGGTGCCAAAGTCAAAGCTCGTCTGACCAAGCGCTTCTATGTGCCAGTTGCCTGTGTTACCAACCAAGCTACAACTATTGCCCGAGTCGTCACAGGAACCCGCAGTATTCGCATCAATCTTAACGCCATTCAACACATAACCCGTTGCCCCTCTCGGCCCTCCCAGTGTTGATACCGTGTCAGTCTGTTCAGGGGTAAGGGTATAACTGATGGACACCGCCGTTTCACTGATAGTATTGGGGTTCCCCGGGTTGGGAAAAGTGCCTGTCTGATGATCAGGAATGCCGTTCGCAGTGAGTTGCCGGGTGGTACCTGTGCAACTCCAGTCAGCATTACTGGTCATTTGCACCGACGCAGAGTCATTAAACTCATTATAAAAGTAATCACACAGTACCCCATCGGTCGACCCCGCCGTTAGCGCAATACCTGTATCTGTATTCAATTCGGGATCTTCTGACGCTGAATTATCAGAGCCGGTGTCATTGTCACTCGTATTATCTGTCGTACTATCGCTCACTGTTACTGAGCCAGAACTGCTGCCACTGACCTCACCGCTTGGTGAACTCGACTGCGCCTGAGTACTGTTATCATCCCCAGATCCTGAGCCACCGCATGCGGACAACACCAACACTGATACCCACACTGCCAACAACGACCTTTTATGCACTGTATTCATACTAATCACTCCCACAGAGCTGAACACCTGATAGCTTTGCTGCTATCTCTGATCTCACTATATGAGTGGATTGTGCAAACACCGCGCAAAGAAAGTGCAAATACTGTGCAAGGTAAAAATACTGCACTGCCAACCAGAAGCCGATTCACCAAAGCAACAACGAGAGCCCAGAAGATGAGAAGTTGTGCTTAACCCCTATATCTGAATGTTTCGCTCAGTGCCGCATATCGAGTAGTTGTTTCACCTGATATTTCCATCACTTCCTCTGAGCGTTGGCGCTACCACCTACTTAAACTCTCAATAAATGAAAAATGACTAATCAACTAAATAGGTACTATTATGCCAAACGAAAAAATCAGATCTATCAAGCAAAATACCTGGTTACATGCCGGCGGAGGTCCCTCAGCAGGGGGCGTGTGTTATGGAATGTGCAACTACATTGAGTCCAAAGATGGCCCCTGGTTTCAGGCCAACAACTATGCAAACGCCGTAAAAAAAGCCAGAGATTTCACAGCCATCACAGCAATGATGAACTTCGCAAAAAGTCAGCAAGTGCGTAATTCTCCTTTTCACATCAGTGACGGCATTGAAAATGGCGAACTGGCGTTCAATCGGTTATATCGCATGACAATATGGGTTGGAAAGACGAGTGTACCCAAGCCAAAGCGAGCAAGAAACCATGAGTTAATCGTATGTACCGGGTCAAATCACGACGAGATAGTCTATTTCGACCCTAACTTTGGTTTCTTTCATCCGAGCGAAGCAGGGAAAAACAACAGAGAAGCATTAGAGTACTGTATTGCCCGCATGTATGCCGACAATAACAGCGACGTTGATCTGTTTGGATACACAAATATCAGGGCTCTGAACAAAAAATCTCCACAGGGGTACCCAGCAGGATAAGCACCGATTCAATCAGAGCAGTTGATATTACTGTAGTACTTTAATAGCGTCATAACCAATCAGGTGGATGATAAACGGGAGCCTCATTCATAAGGCTCCCGCCTTGTACGCGATGAATGTAATATCGGGTTTGCAGAGCACCAGCCAGCACCGACCTTTGAGCTGATAAAATCACACTTATCACCCCCAATAG carries:
- a CDS encoding YHYH protein produces the protein MNTVHKRSLLAVWVSVLVLSACGGSGSGDDNSTQAQSSSPSGEVSGSSSGSVTVSDSTTDNTSDNDTGSDNSASEDPELNTDTGIALTAGSTDGVLCDYFYNEFNDSASVQMTSNADWSCTGTTRQLTANGIPDHQTGTFPNPGNPNTISETAVSISYTLTPEQTDTVSTLGGPRGATGYVLNGVKIDANTAGSCDDSGNSCSLVGNTGNWHIEALGQTSFDFGTDDNNAHVQPNGSYHYHGMPEGFIAMRGGSESSMTLIGWAADGFPIYARYGYSDAQDAGSALKVMTGSYQLVQNVSSSRPATSVYALGTFAQDWEYVAGSGDLDECNGRYGVTPEFPQGIYHYYATDTYPYFQRCVKGQL